Proteins from a genomic interval of Anas platyrhynchos isolate ZD024472 breed Pekin duck chromosome 4, IASCAAS_PekinDuck_T2T, whole genome shotgun sequence:
- the POU4F2 gene encoding POU domain, class 4, transcription factor 2 encodes MMMSLSSKQPFGLPHGGGGGGGGLHEAKYSALHSASPCPSAAAPAASPPSSTGTGGSAARGSGSGSGGGSGSGSGSGGGSGGSGGAEAMRRGCLPTPPSNIFGGLDESLLARAEALAAVDIVSPSKSHHHHPPHHSPFKPDATYHTMNTIPCTSAASSSSVPISHPSALSGAHHHHHHHHHHHHQPHQALEGELLEHLTPGLALGAMAGPDGAVVSAPGHAPHMAGMNPMHPAALGMAHGHGLPAHMGCVSDVDADPRDLEAFAERFKQRRIKLGVTQADVGSALANLKIPGVGSLSQSTICRFESLTLSHNNMIALKPILQAWLEEAEKSHREKLAKPELFSGAEKKRKRTSIAAPEKRSLEAYFALQPRPSSEKIAAIAEKLDLKKNVVRVWFCNQRQKQKRMKYSAGI; translated from the exons ATGATGATGTCCCTGAGCAGCAAGCAGCCCTTCGGCCTCccccacggcggcggcggcggcggcggcggcctccACGAAGCCAAGTACTCGGCCCTGCACAGCGCCTCGCCCTgcccctccgccgccgcccccgccgccagcccccccagcagcaccggcACCGGCGGCTCCGCCGCTcgcggctccggctccggctccggcggCGGCTCCGGCTCGGGCTCGGGCTCCGGCGGCGGCTCCGGCGGCTCCGGCGGCGCGGAGGCGATGCGGCGGGGCTGCCTGCCCACCCCTCCG AGCAATATATTCGGCGGTCTGGACGAGAGCCTGCTGGCCCGCGCCGAAGCCCTGGCAGCCGTGGACATCGTCTCCCCGAGCAagagccaccaccaccacccgcCGCACCACAGCCCCTTCAAGCCCGACGCCACGTACCACACCATGAACACCATCCCCTGCACCTCGGCCGCCTCCTCGTCCTCCGTGCCCATCTCCCACCCGTCCGCCCTGTCGGGcgcccaccaccaccaccaccaccatcaccaccaccaccaccagccccaccaGGCGCTGGAGGGGGAACTCTTGGAGCACCTGACGCCGGGGCTGGCGCTGGGGGCCATGGCCGGGCCCGACGGCGCCGTGGTCTCCGCGCCGGGCCACGCTCCGCACATGGCCGGCATGAACCCCATGCACCCGGCGGCGCTGGGCATGGCCCACGGCCACGGGCTGCCGGCGCACATGGGCTGCGTGAGCGACGTGGACGCCGACCCCCGCGACCTGGAGGCCTTCGCCGAGCGCTTCAAGCAGCGCCGCATCAAGCTGGGGGTGACCCAGGCCGACGTGGGCTCGGCGCTGGCCAACCTGAAGATCCCGGGCGTGGGCTCGCTCAGCCAGAGCACCATCTGCCGCTTCGAGTCGCTCACCCTGTCCCACAACAACATGATCGCCCTCAAGCCCATCCTGCAGGCCTGGCTGGAGGAGGCCGAGAAGTCGCACCGCGAGAAGCTGGCCAAGCCCGAGCTGTTCAGCGGCGCCGAGAAGAAGCGCAAGCGGACCTCCATCGCCGCCCCGGAGAAGCGCTCGCTCGAGGCCTATTTCGCGCTGCAGCCCCGGCCCTCCTCCGAGAAGATCGCCGCCATCGCCGAGAAGCTGGACCTCAAGAAGAACGTGGTGCGCGTCTGGTTCTGCAACCAGCGCCAGAAGCAGAAGCGCATGAAGTACTCGGCCGGCATCTGA